Proteins co-encoded in one Salvia splendens isolate huo1 chromosome 4, SspV2, whole genome shotgun sequence genomic window:
- the LOC121799012 gene encoding probable serine/threonine-protein phosphatase 2A regulatory subunit B'' subunit TON2 isoform X2, which produces MYSGSSDGDASTQRKIPAASSMLWVRNLRRFIGSGAGLGSEALMELETKRILLDIFKAKQQKNAEAGTIPSFYKKKPEEGSISHRVQRLAKYRFLKKQSDILLNADDLDAMWVCLRENCVIDDATGAEKMNYEDFCHIASVCTEQIGLKCRRFFSPSNFMKFEKDESGRISILPFYLYVMRTVSLTQARIDMSELDEDSDGFLQPYEMENYIGGLIPNLAQLRDMPAGFIQMYCRIAAHKFFFFCDPHKRGKACIKKVLLSNCLQELMELHQESEEEATDTEQAENWFSLTSAQRICDMFLALDKDASGSLSKQELRDYADGTLTDIFIERVFDEHVRRGKNGNGNAREMDFESFLDFVLALENKDTPEGLTYLFRCLDLNGRGFLTTADIHTLFRDVHQKWIEGGNYELCIEDVRDEIWDMVKPADPLRITLADLLSCKQGGTVASMLIDVRGFWAHDNRENLLQEEEEPEEEQ; this is translated from the exons ATGTATAGTGGGTCCAGCGATGGCGATGCATCGACGCAGCGGAAGATTCCGGCTGCGTCTTCAATGCTCTGGGTTCGTAATCTCCGCCGCTTCATTGGATCCGGCGCCGGCCTCGGATCCGAAGCCCTTATGG AACTAGAGACGAAAAGAATTTTGCTCGACATATTCAAAGCAAAGCAACAAAAGAACGCTGAAGCTGGAACCATTCCCAGCTTCTACaagaag AAACCTGAAGAAGGTTCTATCAGTCATAGGGTCCAGAGGCTGGCCAAGTATCGGTTTCTCAAg AAACAATCTGATATTTTGCTGAATGCCGATGACCTGGATGCTATGTGGGTTTGCCTGAGGGAAAATTGTGTAATCGACGATGCCACTGGTGCTGAAAAG ATGAATTATGAAGACTTCTGCCACATAGCCTCGGTATGTACAGAGCAGATAGGCCTTAAATGTCGACGCTTTTTCAGCCCCTCAAATTTCATGAAGTTTGAGAAAGATGAATCTGGACGAATATCCATCCTCCCTTTCTACCTCTATGTGATGCGCACG GTTTCTCTCACTCAAGCAAGAATTGATATGAGTGAGCTCGATGAGGATTCAGATGGCTTTCTTCAACCTTAT GAAATGGAGAATTACATAGGAGGTCTTATTCCCAATTTGGCGCAGTTGAGGGACATGCCTGCTGGTTTTATTCAGATGTATTGTCGCATAGCTGCCCAtaaattcttcttcttttgtgaTCCACATAAACGAG GAAAGGCATGCATAAAGAAAGTCCTCCTTAGTAATTGCCTTCAAGAGCTAATGGAACTACATCAG GAAAGTGAGGAAGAAGCGACTGATACTGAGCAAGCTGAAAACTGGTTCTCACTGACATCTGCTCAACGCATATGTG ATATGTTCCTTGCTCTTGATAAAGATGCGAGTGGATCACTGAGCAAACAGGAACTTCGAGATTATGCTGATGGGACATTGACTGATATTTTCATTGAGAGAG TGTTTGATGAGCATGTCCGGCGTGGAAAGAATGGTAATGGTAATGCTCGCGAGATGGATTTTGAGAGTTTTCTCGACTTTGTTCTGGCTTTAGAGAATAAAGATACTCCAGAAGGACTAACATATTTGTTTAGATGCCTTGATCTTAATGGGCGGGGATTCCTCACGACTGCTGATATCCACACATTATTCAG GGATGTTCACCAAAAATGGATTGAAGGTGGCAACTATGAACTTTGTATTGAGGACGTGAGGGATGAAATCTGGGATATGGTCAAACCAGCTGACCCGTTGAGAATAACCCTAGCCGATCTACTCTCTTGCAAGCAGGGCGGCACGGTTGCAAGCATGCTAATTGACGTGCGTGGATTCTGGGCACATGACAACAGAGAAAACCTTCTGCAGGAAGAGGAAGAACCCGAAGAGGAACAATAG
- the LOC121799012 gene encoding probable serine/threonine-protein phosphatase 2A regulatory subunit B'' subunit TON2 isoform X1 encodes MYSGSSDGDASTQRKIPAASSMLWVRNLRRFIGSGAGLGSEALMELETKRILLDIFKAKQQKNAEAGTIPSFYKKKPEEGSISHRVQRLAKYRFLKKQSDILLNADDLDAMWVCLRENCVIDDATGAEKMNYEDFCHIASVCTEQIGLKCRRFFSPSNFMKFEKDESGRISILPFYLYVMRTVSLTQARIDMSELDEDSDGFLQPYEMENYIGGLIPNLAQLRDMPAGFIQMYCRIAAHKFFFFCDPHKRGKACIKKVLLSNCLQELMELHQESEEEATDTEQAENWFSLTSAQRICDSFIKAENFLVEFIKIIPSPSPVPVSLFIYEQEQKPSSSLNFSTVILLLPPELSFSKQFYRLQIYMFLALDKDASGSLSKQELRDYADGTLTDIFIERVFDEHVRRGKNGNGNAREMDFESFLDFVLALENKDTPEGLTYLFRCLDLNGRGFLTTADIHTLFRDVHQKWIEGGNYELCIEDVRDEIWDMVKPADPLRITLADLLSCKQGGTVASMLIDVRGFWAHDNRENLLQEEEEPEEEQ; translated from the exons ATGTATAGTGGGTCCAGCGATGGCGATGCATCGACGCAGCGGAAGATTCCGGCTGCGTCTTCAATGCTCTGGGTTCGTAATCTCCGCCGCTTCATTGGATCCGGCGCCGGCCTCGGATCCGAAGCCCTTATGG AACTAGAGACGAAAAGAATTTTGCTCGACATATTCAAAGCAAAGCAACAAAAGAACGCTGAAGCTGGAACCATTCCCAGCTTCTACaagaag AAACCTGAAGAAGGTTCTATCAGTCATAGGGTCCAGAGGCTGGCCAAGTATCGGTTTCTCAAg AAACAATCTGATATTTTGCTGAATGCCGATGACCTGGATGCTATGTGGGTTTGCCTGAGGGAAAATTGTGTAATCGACGATGCCACTGGTGCTGAAAAG ATGAATTATGAAGACTTCTGCCACATAGCCTCGGTATGTACAGAGCAGATAGGCCTTAAATGTCGACGCTTTTTCAGCCCCTCAAATTTCATGAAGTTTGAGAAAGATGAATCTGGACGAATATCCATCCTCCCTTTCTACCTCTATGTGATGCGCACG GTTTCTCTCACTCAAGCAAGAATTGATATGAGTGAGCTCGATGAGGATTCAGATGGCTTTCTTCAACCTTAT GAAATGGAGAATTACATAGGAGGTCTTATTCCCAATTTGGCGCAGTTGAGGGACATGCCTGCTGGTTTTATTCAGATGTATTGTCGCATAGCTGCCCAtaaattcttcttcttttgtgaTCCACATAAACGAG GAAAGGCATGCATAAAGAAAGTCCTCCTTAGTAATTGCCTTCAAGAGCTAATGGAACTACATCAG GAAAGTGAGGAAGAAGCGACTGATACTGAGCAAGCTGAAAACTGGTTCTCACTGACATCTGCTCAACGCATATGTG ATTCTTTCATCAAAGCTGAGAATTTTCTTGTtgaattcataaaaataataccaagCCCATCTCCAGTTCCTGTTTCTCTGTTCATTTATGAACAGGAACAAAAGCCATCCAGTAGCTTGAACTTCTCCACGGTCATTCTTCTCCTTCCTCCAGAATTAAGTTTTTCTAAACAGTTTTATAGACTGCAAATTT ATATGTTCCTTGCTCTTGATAAAGATGCGAGTGGATCACTGAGCAAACAGGAACTTCGAGATTATGCTGATGGGACATTGACTGATATTTTCATTGAGAGAG TGTTTGATGAGCATGTCCGGCGTGGAAAGAATGGTAATGGTAATGCTCGCGAGATGGATTTTGAGAGTTTTCTCGACTTTGTTCTGGCTTTAGAGAATAAAGATACTCCAGAAGGACTAACATATTTGTTTAGATGCCTTGATCTTAATGGGCGGGGATTCCTCACGACTGCTGATATCCACACATTATTCAG GGATGTTCACCAAAAATGGATTGAAGGTGGCAACTATGAACTTTGTATTGAGGACGTGAGGGATGAAATCTGGGATATGGTCAAACCAGCTGACCCGTTGAGAATAACCCTAGCCGATCTACTCTCTTGCAAGCAGGGCGGCACGGTTGCAAGCATGCTAATTGACGTGCGTGGATTCTGGGCACATGACAACAGAGAAAACCTTCTGCAGGAAGAGGAAGAACCCGAAGAGGAACAATAG